TGCAATGGCCGGGAGGCGGTTACATATCCAGTTCGATATCGTCCAGCGGCATACAACAGCAGGGCAGAATTTCGTCCTGTTGCACACAGGCCAGCGGCGTTTCCCGGTAGGCGACCTTGCCTTTGGTCAACCGTAACCGGCAGGCACCGCAATAACCGGAACGACACTGATATTCGACCGGCACCCGCTGGGATTCGAGCACTTCCAGCAAGGAGGTGTGTTCATCGGAGCAGAGCAACTGCGCCCCGGAGAGGCGCAGTGTGATGGTGGGAGCGGTCATCGTGGTTATAAATAATGTAGTTACAGCTGGAAGTCGCTGAGGTCGTCGGTGTTGATTTCCGCGTCAATCTGGCCGACCAGGTAGGAGCTTACCTCCACTTCCTGCGGCGCCACCTGCACGTTGTCCGATACCAGCCAGGCATTGATCCAGGGAATCGGGTTGGTGCGGGTTTCAAACGGCAACGGCAACCCCACCGCCTGCATACGGATGTTGGTGATGTACTCCACGTACTGGCACAGGATGTCCTTGTTCAGGCCGATCATCGAGCCGTCGCGGAACAGGTATTCCGCCCACTCTTTCTCCTGCTGGGCAGCCAGCACGAACAGGTCGTAGCACTGCTGCTGACACTCTTCCGCCACTTTAGCCATTTCCGGGTCGTCCTGACCGGCGCGCATCAGGTTAAGCATGTGTTGGGTGCCGGTGAGATGCAGCGCTTCGTCACGGGCGATCAGCTTGATGATCTTGGCGTTGCCTTCCATCAATTCGCGCTCGGCGAAGGCGAAGGAGCAGGCGAAGCTGACGTAGAAGCGGATGGCTTCCAGCGCGTTGACGCTCATCAGGCACAGGTAGAGTTTTTTCTTCAACTCATACACGTTGATGTTCACGGTCTTGCCGTTGACCTGATGGGTGCCTTCTCCCAGCAAATGGTAGTAGCTGGTCAGTTCAATTAGCTCGTCGTAGAACCCGGAGATGTCCTTCGCCCGTTTGAGGATTTCCTCATTGGTGACGATATCGTCAAACACGATCGACGGATCGTTGACGATATTGCGGATGATATGGGTATAGGAACGAGAGTGGATGGTTTCCGAGAACGCCCAGGTTTCCACCCAGGTTTCCAGCTCCGGGATGGAGATCAGCGGCAGCAGCGCGACGTTAGGGCTGCGGCCCTGAATGGAATCCAGCAGCGTTTGGTATTTCAGGTTGCTGATAAAAATGTGTTTTTCGTGTTCCGGCAATGCCTGATAGTCGATACGGTCGCGGGAGACATCCACCTCTTCCGGGCGCCAGAAGAACGAAAGCTGTTTTTCGATCAGCTTTTCGAAAATTTCATATTTTTGCTGGTCATAACGCGCCACGTTGACCGGCTGGCCGAAGAACATGGGTTCCAGCAACTGATCGTTTTTATTCTGTGAAAAAGTGGTATAGGCCATGGTTTCTCCAAACAAGCCAACAGCGCGACCTGTAAGGCGGCGCTGTTAAACTTTTGGCAACCCAAACGGGTTGCGTCGTCTCTGCGTCAGGCGCTATTGGCAGGGCAGCGACGACAGGATTAGGAATATCGTCATGCCGGGGAAATCCGCTATCACGGATTTCCCCGGCGTCGTGCTTAGATCTTGCAGGCGCCGCTTTCGCAGCCGTCATCCTGCGGCGCGGTGTCGAGCAGGTCATCCTGCGCGTCTTCGGCGCCGTCGCGGGTGTTTTGATAGTACAGGGTTTTCAACCCGAACTTATACGCCGTGAGCAGATCTTTCAGCAACTGGGTCATCGGCACTTTTCCTGACGGGAAACGCGCCGGATCGTAGTTGGTGTTGGAGGAAATCGCCTGATCGACGAATTTCTGCATCAGGCCCACCAGTTGCAGGTAACCGTCGTTGGACGGCATGTCCCACAGCAGCTCGTAGGCGTCTTTCAGCGTTTCGTATTCCGGCACCACCTGACGCAGGATACCGTCTTTCGACGCTTTAACGCTGATATGACCGCGCGGCGGCTCAATACCGTTGGTGGCATTGGAGATCTGCGACGAGGTTTCAGACGGCATCAGCGCCGACAGCGTGGAGTTGCGCAGGCCATAAGTCTGGATGTCTTTGCGCAGCGCTTCCCAGTCATGGTGCAGTGGTTCGCTGCAGATACTGTCCAGATCGCGCTTGTAGCTGTCGATCGGCAAAATGCCCTGCGAATAGGTGGTTTCGTTAAACCACGGGCAGGCACCCTGTTCGCGCGCCAGTTGGTTCGAGGCTTTCAGCAGATAGTACTGAATCGCTTCGAAGGTGCGGTGCGTCAGGTTGTTGGCGCTGCCGTCGGAGTAGCGTACGCCGTGTTTCGCCAGATAGTAAGCGAAGTTGATCACGCCGATGCCCAGCGTACGACGGCCCATCGCACCGCGTTTGGCGGCCGGAATCGGGTAGTCCTGATAGTCGAGCAGGGCATCCAGGGCGCGTACCGCCAATGTCGCCAGCTCTTCCAGTTCGTGCAGCGAACTGATGGCGCCCAGGTTGAAGGCCGACAGGGTGCAAAGCGCGATTTCGCCGCTTTCGTCGTTGACGTCTTCCAGCGGTTTGGTCGGCAGCGCGATTTCCAGACACAGGTTGGACTGGCGCACCGGTGCGACCAGCGGATCAAACGGGCTGTGCGTGTTGCAGTGGTCGACGTTCTGAATATAGATACGGCCGGTGGAGGCGCGTTCCTGCATCATCAACGAGAACAGTTCCGCCGCCTTGAGCTGCTTCTTGCGGATGCTGTCGTCCTGCTCATATTTCACGTACAGGCGCTCGAATTCATCCTGATTGGTGAAGAAGGCGTCGTACAACCCCGGCACGTCGGACGGGCTGAACAGCGTGATGTCTTCGCCTTTGACCAGACGCTGGTACATCAGCTTGTTGAGCTGTACGCCGTAGTCGAGGTGACGCACGCGGTTGCCTTCCACGCCGCGGTTGTTTTTCAGCACCAGCAGGCTTTCCACTTCCAGATGCCACAGCGGGTAGAACAGCGTAGCCGCACCGCCGCGCACCCCGCCCTGAGAGCAGGATTTCACCGCGGTCTGGAAATGTTTGTAGAACGGAATACAGCCGGTGTGGAACGCTTCGCCGCCGCGGATCGGGCTGCCCAGCGCACGGATACGGCCGGCGTTGATGCCGATGCCGGCGCGCTGGGAGACGTATTTCACGATCGCACTGGAGGTGGCGTTGATGGAATCCAGGCTGTCGCCGCACTCGATCAGCACGCAGGAGCTGAACTGGCGGGTAGGGGTACGCACGCCGGACATGATCGGCGTCGGCAGCGAAATTTTGAACGTCGATACCGCGTCATAGAAGCGTTTTACATAGTCCAGACGGGTTTCGCGCGGGTAACCGGAGAACAGGCAGGCGGCGACCAGAATATACAGGAACTGGGCGCTTTCGTAGATGTCACCGGTCACGCGGTTTTGTACCAGATATTTCCCTTCCAGCTGTTTTACCGCTGCGTAGGAGAAATTCATGTCACGCCAGTGATCGATGAAAGCGTCCATCTGAGCAAATTCTTCTTCCGTGTAGTCTTCCAGCAAATGGCGATCGTATTTTCCCATTTCGACCATTTTTATTACGTGGTCGTGCAACTTTGGCGGTTCGAACTGGCCGTAGGCTTTCTTGCGCAGATGGAAGATAGCCAGACGTGCGGCCAGATACTGGTAGTCCGGGCTTTCGCGGGAGATCAGGTCGGCGGCGGCCTTGATGATGG
The DNA window shown above is from Dickeya dadantii NCPPB 898 and carries:
- the yfaE gene encoding class I ribonucleotide reductase maintenance protein YfaE; this encodes MTAPTITLRLSGAQLLCSDEHTSLLEVLESQRVPVEYQCRSGYCGACRLRLTKGKVAYRETPLACVQQDEILPCCCMPLDDIELDM
- the nrdB gene encoding class Ia ribonucleoside-diphosphate reductase subunit beta, yielding MAYTTFSQNKNDQLLEPMFFGQPVNVARYDQQKYEIFEKLIEKQLSFFWRPEEVDVSRDRIDYQALPEHEKHIFISNLKYQTLLDSIQGRSPNVALLPLISIPELETWVETWAFSETIHSRSYTHIIRNIVNDPSIVFDDIVTNEEILKRAKDISGFYDELIELTSYYHLLGEGTHQVNGKTVNINVYELKKKLYLCLMSVNALEAIRFYVSFACSFAFAERELMEGNAKIIKLIARDEALHLTGTQHMLNLMRAGQDDPEMAKVAEECQQQCYDLFVLAAQQEKEWAEYLFRDGSMIGLNKDILCQYVEYITNIRMQAVGLPLPFETRTNPIPWINAWLVSDNVQVAPQEVEVSSYLVGQIDAEINTDDLSDFQL
- the nrdA gene encoding class 1a ribonucleoside-diphosphate reductase subunit alpha; this encodes MNQSLLVTKRDGSKERINLDKIHRVITWAAEGLHNVSVSQVELRSHIQFYDGIKTADIHETIIKAAADLISRESPDYQYLAARLAIFHLRKKAYGQFEPPKLHDHVIKMVEMGKYDRHLLEDYTEEEFAQMDAFIDHWRDMNFSYAAVKQLEGKYLVQNRVTGDIYESAQFLYILVAACLFSGYPRETRLDYVKRFYDAVSTFKISLPTPIMSGVRTPTRQFSSCVLIECGDSLDSINATSSAIVKYVSQRAGIGINAGRIRALGSPIRGGEAFHTGCIPFYKHFQTAVKSCSQGGVRGGAATLFYPLWHLEVESLLVLKNNRGVEGNRVRHLDYGVQLNKLMYQRLVKGEDITLFSPSDVPGLYDAFFTNQDEFERLYVKYEQDDSIRKKQLKAAELFSLMMQERASTGRIYIQNVDHCNTHSPFDPLVAPVRQSNLCLEIALPTKPLEDVNDESGEIALCTLSAFNLGAISSLHELEELATLAVRALDALLDYQDYPIPAAKRGAMGRRTLGIGVINFAYYLAKHGVRYSDGSANNLTHRTFEAIQYYLLKASNQLAREQGACPWFNETTYSQGILPIDSYKRDLDSICSEPLHHDWEALRKDIQTYGLRNSTLSALMPSETSSQISNATNGIEPPRGHISVKASKDGILRQVVPEYETLKDAYELLWDMPSNDGYLQLVGLMQKFVDQAISSNTNYDPARFPSGKVPMTQLLKDLLTAYKFGLKTLYYQNTRDGAEDAQDDLLDTAPQDDGCESGACKI